A window of the Streptomyces sp. NBC_00454 genome harbors these coding sequences:
- a CDS encoding BTAD domain-containing putative transcriptional regulator, which translates to MGESIGNHPRFNILGPLEGWDRETRLRLGGAIQERILGTLLLEPGKVLTVSRLVEAAWEEDPPATAMHQVRKAVADLRRRIPDGAAVIVTDGPGYRVAISDGQLDLTDFGSGVREAKAAAAEGRTAEAAELLRSALALWRGPVLAGAGGPVIEAAAAALEERRLTAAEQLCELRLALGESAELVVDLRGLVSQYPLRETLRCQLMLALYRSGRQAEALEEYGKVRELLVEELGIDPGPQLTKVYEGILRESPELAAPAVAAPAPAPAPPAPAQAEPPCTLPYDLSDFTGRDKELAQLLECRAETAGQRTRVVAIDGMGGSGKTALAVRAAHRLASDYPDGQLHIDLRGFTSGEQPVTAGTALDSLLRSLGIPGERIPDDAEARSALWRATLANKRLLLLLDNTVDAAEIRPLLPASPGCLVLITSRARLVDLDGAEWISIGLMPPEESGRLIAETLGEQRVKAEPEAAAELAQLCGHLPLALRIATARLRNRPRWTLQYLVTRLQDETRRLDELSAGERSVAATLRLSYQVMDEDCRTAFRVLALHPGAALDVYSAAALTGTCTRDAEDLLEFLLDMHLLQQPEIGLYGFHDLVRSFAHSLQTPDTDKSDATAYVRLLDYYLLATDAACTVLFPGRRQQETGMQPSPAELPPLKEVRLASRWFTREHTGLLASVAGADRMGHDRHAVHLTRNIIFALYEGGHFEEFRALGRIAVGAARRLGDPMLLGVALSNLGISCWKLGRFAEGIEVAQESLDLAVRLDLRATQAHSHGTLGLLKLMLGRMPESLMHMETAIALEQELGEAGQEAESQSVLSTLYMEWGRYPEAAAAARRALELNRQRGHRRHESAALVDLAFAHTGLGEDARALELLNEARDLCDPSARQEDLALILALSADVGYRLGREEQSRRDAAHALELARDSGVPVRQAKIENILGAYQRRGGAHETAMELHANAYRIASAIHFRTEEAHALHGMAEAARALGHEKTADRHHAAATELFEAMDLPLHRRSR; encoded by the coding sequence ATGGGCGAAAGCATCGGAAATCATCCACGTTTCAACATCCTCGGTCCGCTAGAGGGCTGGGACAGGGAAACGAGGCTTAGGCTCGGGGGGGCCATCCAGGAACGCATCCTGGGAACACTGCTGCTCGAACCGGGCAAAGTACTGACGGTTTCCCGTCTCGTGGAAGCCGCTTGGGAAGAAGACCCGCCAGCCACGGCCATGCACCAGGTGCGCAAGGCCGTGGCCGATCTGCGTAGGCGCATCCCCGACGGCGCGGCCGTCATCGTCACCGACGGGCCCGGATACCGGGTGGCCATCTCCGACGGGCAGCTGGACCTGACGGACTTCGGCTCCGGAGTGCGCGAGGCCAAGGCCGCCGCCGCCGAGGGCCGGACCGCCGAAGCCGCGGAGCTGCTGCGCTCCGCCCTCGCCCTGTGGCGCGGCCCCGTCCTGGCCGGCGCCGGCGGCCCGGTCATCGAAGCGGCGGCGGCAGCCCTGGAGGAACGCCGGCTGACGGCGGCCGAGCAGTTGTGCGAGCTGCGCCTCGCCCTGGGCGAGAGCGCCGAGCTCGTCGTCGACCTGCGCGGGCTGGTATCCCAGTACCCGCTGCGGGAAACCCTGCGCTGCCAGCTGATGCTCGCGCTGTACCGCTCGGGACGCCAGGCCGAGGCCCTGGAGGAGTACGGAAAGGTCCGCGAGCTGCTCGTCGAGGAGCTCGGAATCGATCCGGGCCCCCAGCTGACCAAGGTGTACGAGGGCATCCTGCGGGAGAGCCCCGAGCTGGCCGCACCCGCCGTGGCCGCCCCGGCTCCGGCCCCCGCACCGCCGGCCCCCGCGCAGGCCGAGCCGCCCTGCACGCTGCCGTACGACCTCTCCGACTTCACCGGCCGCGACAAGGAACTCGCCCAGCTGCTCGAATGCAGGGCCGAGACCGCCGGGCAGCGCACCCGGGTCGTGGCGATCGACGGCATGGGCGGCAGCGGCAAGACCGCGCTGGCGGTACGGGCCGCGCACCGGCTGGCCTCCGACTATCCGGACGGGCAGCTCCACATCGACCTGCGCGGATTCACCTCCGGCGAGCAGCCCGTCACGGCGGGCACGGCCCTCGACAGCCTGCTGCGCTCGCTGGGCATCCCCGGCGAGCGGATCCCCGACGACGCCGAGGCCCGCAGCGCCCTGTGGCGGGCGACCCTCGCCAACAAGCGGCTGCTCCTCCTCCTCGACAACACCGTCGACGCGGCCGAGATCAGGCCGCTGCTCCCGGCCTCGCCCGGCTGCCTGGTGCTGATCACCAGCCGGGCCCGCCTCGTGGACCTGGACGGGGCCGAGTGGATCTCCATCGGCCTGATGCCGCCCGAGGAGAGCGGCCGGCTGATCGCGGAGACCCTCGGCGAGCAGCGGGTCAAGGCCGAACCGGAGGCGGCCGCCGAACTGGCCCAGCTGTGCGGGCACCTGCCGCTCGCACTGCGGATCGCCACCGCCCGGCTGCGCAACCGTCCGCGGTGGACCCTCCAGTACCTGGTCACCCGGCTCCAGGACGAGACCCGTCGGCTCGACGAGCTGAGCGCGGGCGAGCGGAGCGTGGCCGCGACCCTGCGGCTGTCCTACCAGGTGATGGACGAGGACTGCCGCACGGCGTTCCGGGTCCTGGCGCTGCATCCGGGGGCCGCGCTCGACGTCTACTCGGCAGCCGCCCTGACCGGGACGTGCACCCGGGACGCCGAGGACCTGCTCGAATTCCTGCTGGACATGCACCTGCTCCAGCAGCCCGAGATCGGCCTGTACGGATTCCACGACCTGGTACGGAGCTTCGCGCACAGCCTGCAGACCCCGGACACGGACAAATCCGACGCGACGGCCTACGTACGCCTGCTCGACTACTACCTCCTGGCCACCGACGCTGCGTGCACGGTGCTGTTCCCCGGACGGCGTCAGCAAGAGACCGGAATGCAGCCCTCCCCGGCCGAACTGCCCCCGCTCAAGGAGGTCCGGCTCGCCAGCCGTTGGTTCACCCGGGAGCACACGGGGCTGCTGGCTTCCGTGGCCGGGGCCGACCGGATGGGCCACGACCGGCACGCGGTCCACCTGACCCGGAACATCATCTTCGCGCTGTACGAGGGCGGGCACTTCGAGGAGTTCAGAGCGCTGGGCCGGATCGCCGTCGGCGCCGCCCGCCGCCTGGGAGACCCGATGCTCCTGGGGGTGGCGCTGTCCAACCTGGGGATCTCCTGCTGGAAGCTCGGCCGCTTCGCCGAGGGCATCGAGGTCGCGCAGGAGAGCCTGGACCTGGCCGTCCGCCTCGACCTACGGGCGACCCAGGCTCACAGCCACGGCACCCTGGGCCTGCTCAAGCTGATGTTGGGGCGGATGCCCGAGTCCCTGATGCACATGGAAACGGCGATCGCCCTCGAACAGGAGCTGGGGGAAGCGGGGCAGGAGGCCGAGAGCCAGAGCGTGTTGAGCACGCTCTACATGGAGTGGGGCCGCTACCCCGAGGCGGCCGCGGCGGCCCGGCGGGCCCTGGAGCTCAACCGCCAGCGGGGCCACCGGCGGCACGAATCGGCGGCCCTGGTCGACCTGGCCTTCGCCCACACGGGACTGGGCGAGGACGCCCGAGCACTGGAGCTCCTGAACGAGGCGCGCGATCTGTGCGACCCCAGCGCCCGGCAGGAGGACCTCGCCCTGATCCTGGCCCTGTCCGCCGACGTCGGCTACCGGCTCGGCCGGGAGGAGCAGTCCCGCAGGGACGCCGCGCACGCGCTGGAGCTGGCCCGCGACTCAGGGGTCCCGGTCCGGCAGGCGAAGATCGAGAACATCCTCGGCGCCTACCAGCGGCGCGGAGGGGCTCACGAGACGGCCATGGAACTGCACGCGAACGCGTACCGGATCGCCTCGGCGATCCACTTCCGCACCGAGGAGGCCCACGCCCTGCACGGGATGGCCGAAGCGGCCCGGGCCCTGGGCCACGAGAAGACGGCCGACCGGCACCACGCCGCCGCGACCGAGCTGTTCGAGGCCATGGACCTGCCCTTACACCGCCGCTCCCGCTGA
- a CDS encoding NB-ARC domain-containing protein, whose amino-acid sequence MGRPEKPLDPDAGPATAFARELRRLRAAAGSPSYREMARTALFSSTVLSDAAAGYRLPTLQVALAFAEACGGDRLAWERRWREVAEAEGAEPQHAPSRPTAAKAAQRQEAELHAAAVRSLTPVPTQLPREIRPLAGRTRQLQEARALTAPGADPVAPLVISGQLGAGASRFALRLAHELAAGLPDGQLYADFGLAEAQGRGASDIAAGFLGALGIPADAVPQDAGQRFGLYRSVLARRRVLILLDGVRHEGQVRELLDIGSESRIILTSRSRLLGLDGTRGLRLPALERDESVELLAELIGADRLGAAPAAALRLAEACGDLPLALNLAGRRIAGRPEWLLDEAVTELIGDTGTEPARLLGRLRIGDESMRHRIEEAYGALPAHSRPLLHRFAAAQDTSLEELLEELEEFDELDELDQLAETGLLERTRLPGQYAMAPLVRAFTLAESTGPREAGTGAGLRKLSTGRYDRTQERPLRLVTA is encoded by the coding sequence GTGGGCAGACCGGAAAAGCCGCTGGATCCGGATGCCGGACCTGCGACCGCCTTCGCCCGTGAGCTACGCCGGCTCAGGGCCGCAGCAGGCAGTCCCAGCTATCGCGAGATGGCCAGAACCGCGCTGTTCTCCTCCACCGTGCTCTCCGATGCGGCGGCCGGATACCGCCTGCCGACCCTCCAGGTCGCCCTGGCCTTCGCGGAGGCCTGCGGCGGCGACCGCCTCGCCTGGGAACGCCGCTGGCGCGAGGTGGCCGAAGCCGAGGGCGCCGAGCCGCAGCATGCCCCTTCCCGGCCGACGGCCGCCAAGGCCGCACAGCGCCAGGAAGCCGAACTGCACGCGGCAGCCGTACGGTCCCTGACCCCCGTGCCCACCCAACTCCCCCGGGAAATAAGGCCGCTGGCCGGACGGACCCGGCAGCTCCAGGAGGCCAGGGCGCTCACCGCACCCGGCGCGGACCCGGTGGCCCCGCTGGTGATCAGCGGGCAGCTCGGCGCGGGCGCCTCCCGCTTCGCGCTGCGCCTGGCCCACGAACTGGCCGCCGGCCTGCCCGACGGGCAGCTCTACGCGGACTTCGGCCTGGCCGAGGCCCAGGGCCGAGGCGCCTCCGACATCGCGGCCGGATTCCTCGGCGCCCTGGGCATCCCCGCGGACGCCGTTCCGCAGGACGCCGGGCAGCGGTTCGGTCTGTACCGCTCGGTGCTGGCCCGGCGGCGGGTGCTGATCCTGCTGGACGGCGTACGCCACGAGGGACAGGTACGGGAACTGCTCGACATCGGCTCCGAGAGCCGGATCATCCTCACCAGCCGCTCCCGGCTGCTCGGCCTGGACGGAACCCGCGGCCTGCGGCTCCCGGCGCTCGAGCGGGACGAGTCGGTGGAACTCCTCGCCGAGCTGATCGGCGCCGACCGCCTCGGCGCGGCCCCGGCCGCCGCCCTGCGCCTGGCGGAGGCCTGCGGAGACCTGCCGCTCGCCCTCAACCTGGCGGGCCGCCGCATCGCCGGCCGCCCCGAATGGCTGCTGGACGAGGCCGTGACCGAGCTGATCGGGGACACCGGCACGGAGCCGGCCCGGCTCCTGGGGCGCCTCAGGATCGGGGACGAGAGCATGCGCCACCGGATCGAGGAGGCCTACGGAGCCCTGCCCGCGCACTCCCGCCCGCTCCTGCACCGCTTCGCGGCGGCACAGGACACATCGCTGGAGGAGCTCCTGGAGGAACTGGAAGAGTTCGACGAACTGGACGAGCTCGACCAGCTCGCCGAAACCGGCCTGCTGGAACGCACCCGCCTGCCCGGCCAGTACGCCATGGCACCCCTGGTCCGCGCCTTCACCCTGGCGGAGAGCACGGGCCCCCGGGAAGCGGGTACGGGCGCGGGCCTGCGCAAGCTCAGCACCGGGCGGTACGACCGCACGCAGGAACGCCCGCTCCGCCTGGTGACGGCCTGA
- a CDS encoding FAD-dependent oxidoreductase encodes MRVTVVGGGVVALITAVECVLSGHQVAVVDQGPLPAGRGASSGRRRITAALDPADPSATSAGLRAQERWGVLEGLLGTRFHERVGALTLLPEPAVGPAAQSVGSAGGAVRALAADELAGRYPQLRLDGGLGGVLEERAGVLLTDRVAAAAVGWLRWQPGVELHPYRPVASVDGESGSVRLVNGEVLRGDAVLVVAGARSRSRGLLPPVVNEGAALRRRTLVSCRVPRGHAAAWARGPAVLVPGLGIGLVPPVAGSALLVDADGAAERADGGLLPGFGPDWIIGAEYRHGCDSPVLSAPLVARELVDRLAVPVPVPLPTPVPVPVPVPVLR; translated from the coding sequence ATGCGGGTGACCGTGGTGGGTGGTGGAGTGGTCGCGCTGATCACCGCCGTGGAGTGCGTGCTCTCCGGACACCAGGTCGCCGTGGTGGATCAGGGGCCGCTGCCCGCCGGCCGGGGCGCCTCCTCCGGGCGGCGCCGCATCACCGCCGCCCTCGATCCCGCGGACCCCTCGGCCACCTCGGCCGGGCTACGGGCGCAGGAGCGCTGGGGGGTGCTCGAAGGGCTCCTCGGTACCCGGTTCCACGAGCGGGTGGGTGCCCTGACCCTGCTGCCGGAACCCGCGGTGGGGCCGGCCGCGCAGAGCGTCGGATCAGCCGGCGGAGCGGTGCGGGCGCTCGCCGCGGACGAACTGGCCGGGCGGTATCCCCAGCTGCGCCTCGACGGCGGGCTGGGCGGGGTGCTGGAGGAACGGGCCGGGGTGCTGCTCACCGACCGGGTCGCGGCCGCCGCCGTCGGATGGCTGCGCTGGCAGCCCGGTGTGGAACTGCACCCGTACCGTCCGGTGGCCTCGGTGGACGGCGAGAGCGGGAGCGTCCGGCTGGTCAACGGCGAGGTGCTGCGCGGTGACGCGGTGCTGGTGGTGGCCGGGGCCCGGTCCCGGTCCCGGGGGCTGCTGCCGCCCGTGGTGAACGAAGGGGCGGCCCTGCGCCGTCGGACCCTGGTGTCCTGTCGCGTCCCGCGCGGCCACGCCGCCGCCTGGGCACGCGGCCCCGCGGTCCTCGTACCGGGCCTGGGCATCGGGCTCGTCCCGCCGGTGGCCGGCTCCGCGCTCCTGGTGGATGCGGACGGGGCTGCGGAACGTGCGGACGGCGGGCTGCTGCCCGGGTTCGGGCCGGACTGGATCATCGGCGCGGAGTACCGCCACGGCTGCGATTCCCCCGTGCTGTCCGCGCCGCTCGTCGCGCGTGAGCTGGTGGATCGGCTCGCCGTTCCCGTTCCCGTTCCCCTTCCTACTCCCGTTCCCGTTCCCGTTCCTGTTCCTGTTCTTCGCTGA
- a CDS encoding MBL fold metallo-hydrolase, with the protein MKFTATHIGTATVLLEIGGLRLLTDPAFDPAPAEYRMGPVVLQSTAGPAVAIEDLPEIDAVLLSHDDHPDNLDATGRTLLPGRPVLTTESGAGRLGGQAVGLAPWATYELTVRGTTLRITATPGVHGPVGDVIGFVIEMEGEDEALYISGDTVYTAELDEIARRFTIGTALLHLGAARIDAFGGGRLITMDAVQGAALTRSLGAHTAVPLHYTSWEHFTEDRDQVTAAFEAAGLAAHLQWLTPGSRRTLG; encoded by the coding sequence GTGAAGTTCACCGCCACCCACATCGGCACCGCCACCGTCCTGCTGGAGATCGGCGGGCTGCGCCTGCTGACCGACCCGGCCTTCGATCCCGCGCCCGCCGAGTACCGCATGGGCCCGGTCGTCCTGCAGTCCACCGCGGGCCCGGCGGTCGCCATCGAGGACCTTCCGGAGATCGACGCGGTCCTGCTCAGCCACGACGACCACCCCGACAACCTGGACGCCACCGGGCGCACCCTGCTCCCCGGCCGCCCCGTCCTGACCACCGAGAGCGGCGCCGGCCGGCTGGGCGGGCAGGCGGTCGGGCTCGCGCCCTGGGCCACGTACGAACTGACCGTGCGCGGGACCACCTTGCGGATCACCGCCACCCCGGGGGTGCACGGCCCGGTCGGCGACGTCATCGGCTTCGTGATCGAGATGGAGGGCGAGGACGAGGCCCTCTACATCTCCGGGGACACCGTCTACACCGCCGAACTCGACGAGATAGCACGCCGGTTCACCATCGGCACCGCCCTGCTCCACCTCGGCGCCGCCCGCATCGACGCCTTCGGGGGCGGCCGGCTCATCACCATGGACGCCGTCCAGGGCGCGGCCCTGACCCGCTCGCTCGGCGCCCACACCGCCGTCCCCCTCCACTACACCTCGTGGGAGCACTTCACCGAGGACCGCGACCAGGTCACCGCCGCCTTCGAAGCCGCCGGCCTCGCCGCCCACCTCCAGTGGCTGACCCCGGGGTCCCGGCGGACCCTGGGCTGA
- a CDS encoding GlxA family transcriptional regulator gives MNSALAGPHVVVFAMFPGIDALDVTGPAEVFAMTNHVLAGRHPGYEVHFAGERIGPVATSAGVRLHVEESFSAQGLIDTLVVPGRIRVGPDGPEPHVDPAVVAWVGRAGAGAGRVASVCVGAHVTAAAGLLDGHRATTHWATAARLAADHPAVEVDPDPIFIRSGRMWTSAGITSSMDLALALVAEDHGDETALRVARVMVMYLQRPGSQSQFSVPLSTPAGSREDLRELRRWIGEHLDSDLSVPALALRMSMSERHFARVFRAETGSTPGAFVESMRLEAARRLLERTSRLAPDIARACGFGSVESLHRAFRDRLNTSPGEYRSRFRTAA, from the coding sequence GGTATCGACGCACTCGATGTGACCGGTCCCGCCGAAGTCTTCGCGATGACGAACCACGTGCTGGCGGGACGCCACCCCGGCTACGAGGTGCACTTCGCCGGTGAACGGATCGGGCCGGTGGCCACGTCCGCCGGGGTGCGGCTGCACGTGGAGGAATCGTTCTCCGCGCAGGGGCTGATCGACACCCTGGTCGTTCCGGGCCGGATCCGGGTGGGCCCGGACGGGCCGGAGCCGCACGTCGACCCCGCGGTGGTCGCGTGGGTGGGCCGGGCGGGGGCCGGGGCCGGGCGCGTGGCCTCGGTGTGCGTGGGCGCCCACGTGACGGCGGCCGCCGGACTGCTCGACGGGCACCGCGCGACGACCCACTGGGCGACCGCCGCACGGCTCGCGGCCGACCATCCGGCCGTGGAGGTCGACCCCGATCCCATCTTCATCAGGTCGGGGCGGATGTGGACGAGCGCGGGCATCACCTCGTCCATGGACCTGGCCCTGGCGCTGGTGGCCGAGGACCACGGCGACGAAACGGCGCTACGGGTCGCCCGCGTCATGGTCATGTACCTCCAGCGGCCCGGCAGTCAGAGCCAGTTCAGCGTCCCCCTGTCCACGCCCGCCGGCAGCCGCGAGGACCTGCGGGAGCTGCGCCGCTGGATCGGCGAGCACCTGGACTCCGATCTGTCGGTGCCCGCGCTCGCCCTGCGGATGTCGATGAGCGAGCGGCACTTCGCCCGGGTCTTCCGCGCCGAGACCGGCTCCACGCCGGGGGCCTTCGTCGAAAGCATGCGACTGGAGGCGGCCCGGCGGCTCCTGGAGCGCACCTCGCGGCTGGCCCCCGACATCGCGCGTGCCTGCGGGTTCGGCTCCGTGGAGTCCTTGCACCGCGCCTTCCGCGACCGTCTGAACACCTCTCCCGGCGAATACCGCAGCCGGTTCCGCACCGCCGCCTGA